One Ranitomeya variabilis isolate aRanVar5 chromosome 4, aRanVar5.hap1, whole genome shotgun sequence genomic window, GCCATGAGACTCTTTTGACtatgagcactatgcactttattctgTATTTACCTATATGCAATATTGAACTGTGCCTCAAGCGGATGATATTAAATTCTTTATCTTAAATGTAATACACGAGGTATATTTATACCCAGGATACTGTCATCATCATGTTCCGTCCAATGCATGTTTCTTTCCATCCTGTTTTCCAGTTTGCTCTTATCtccttaaaacattttaaaatttgtattttcaaTAAAGACATTATTGATTCTTTACGCTGTGTTGGGGGACTTTTGTTACTAGTTTACAAATTTTGTGGTTGATCACGGTCCTCCATACTTTTGAGGCTATTCGGTTCGGAGTAACGCACGGAGgttgatcgctgatgttttggggaagtGTGAtcgacaaaggcacaggaaacttggtcaaagttgaagaaaagatgaatgcagcacgttatctgtaaatactggaggcaaatttgcactcatcagcccagaagctgcgcatgggacgtacttggacgttccaacatgacaacgatgcaaaacacaaggccaagtcaatttgtcattggctacagcagaacaaagttaaggttctggagtgaccatctcagtctcctgacctcaatatcactgagccactctggggagatatcaagagcgcagttcatgctagacagccaaggaattaacaggaactggaggcttttttgccaagaatgggcagctttatcttctgagaaaataaagaacctcatccacaaccagaaaaaaagacttcaagctgtcactaatgttagagggggcaatacacattaTAAATaaatggagtatgtgaacttttgatcagggtcatttggatattttgggttgccattatgatttaaaatgagaaaacacagtagattgacattaaatggcttctcccaaccactaaccatgagtggagaaaaggtttggtGTGCTCATTCataatctctgaaaaaaggccaagaaatcaaaaattctgcaggggtatgtaaacttttgagcacaactctatATATTTTGAAACCTTTTATCATCATTTCTTCTTAAATTATTTAGAATGTTAAACTGCCCGAGATGAACTCTGACATATCATGTGGTCTTTTTTGGTGCCACATTTTTTCAAATTCACTAGTGTACGTACTGTATATATGACTGCGTTCTGTCACTTTTCATACATTGTTTTTCGTCCTGAGGAGGAAGCATGGTACTTCAAAACGTgtagacaataaaaaaaaaagcatactaTTCTATTGTGGACCTAGATTTGCTGTTATCTACCAGCAGCGTAGATTTGTGTCTTTTCTTTACTTTCCACATACCACTGTTTCGGGAAACCAACGGCTCGGCATCCAGTACCGAAGTAATAACTACAAATGGTAGCGGAGAGCTTTGGAAAGCACTCATAGTACTAGAAAACACTGCAGCTAAGACTGAAGATCCTAGCTTCTGGTATTCCCTGGCCAGATCCAGGACCACCTGGGTCAGATTCGCCACCTGATCACAGAGTGTACAAACTGGATCCATTGGTGGGGGAAAAACAGTATAGGCCAGACATAATGTGACGCTAGTCACCATTCAAGGACAGGCTGTGAAGCAGTGTAGTCAAACGTtctggggtcagataccaagagaacACGTAGAAAAGCTAAAGTGAAAAGACAAAGGCGAAGTCAAGTCATGATCTGAGGTCAGAATATCAAGAAGAGAGCAGATCAGTGCAAAGGGGCTAGGCAGATGGATGGTCAAAATGAGTTCCAAGGTCAGACAGCAAAAGATCAACAGAGCACAGAAAAACAAGGCCAACCACTGAGCAGATGCTACGTCTGTCAGAGGTCTTAGACTGACTGCTTAGCTAAGTAATTGTGTAATCATCTGGAAAAGGGGACACCTGAAAGAAACTTAGCACCTATTAGACTCAGATGGAATGGGTACGCTGTCCAgcaaaatactgacagctcagtaTACCCCTGCATCAGATTGGACGACTGAGCTGTCTATGACACACTAAACGGAGGAATCGTGACACTCTGATGTTTATTAAGCTGTTGTTTATTAAGAGTTGATTttcgagtaaaacatttcccacattaagaatataaaaaaggcttctcccctgtatgactgCTCTGGTGgctaagaagagatgatttcttcacaaaacattttccacattctgaacaggaaaaagtcttcttccctgtgtgagttctctggtgtttaacaagatatgatttaaggctaaaacattttccacattctgaacatgaaaagggcttctccccagtgtgagttctttggtgtataataAGATTCCATTTATATTTaatacatttcccacattctgaacatgaaaaagggctttcccctgtgtgaattttctggtgcGTAACAAAATTTGATTTCCGTGCAAAATAccttccacattctgaacaaaaaaaaggcttctcccctgtgtggattctctggtgcttaacaagatctgatttctgaataaaacatttcccacattctgaacacgaaaaaggcttctcccctgtgtgagctcttTGATGAGTAGCAAGATTTGATTTCTGgataaaacgtttcccacattctgaacatgaaaaaggttcttcccctgagtgttttctctggtgcttaaccaaaactgatttcttcttaaagcatttcccacattcagaacacgaAAAtggattctcccctgtgtgagttctttgatgaatAACAAGACCCGATTTTTGGTTAAAacgtttctcacattctgaacagggaaaaggcttctcccctgtatgagttctctggtgactgacAAGACGAGATTTCCataaaaaacattttccacattctgaacatgaaaatggcttctcccctgtgtgagttttctggtgactaagaagatttgatttctggttaaaatatttatcACACTTgaaacaagaaaatctattctcttCTGTTTGAATTgtttgatgtttaagaaaagactttttGACGGGGAAACTATTTCTACATTCTGAACGTGAAAAAGGCTTCTTTGCTTGAGGAgcaatttgttttttaatgcttattttgtaactttgattttccttagtagttgaTAATGAAGACAGTACCAGATTTAAAGGATcaaatgacagatctttgctgtgaagggatgatggtatatctggagtactggcattcacttcaattgtatcctgtgggatctcaagatcatctgatatCAAAATTGAAGATGTTAGAGGTCCATCTGGTCCGGTTGTACAATCATCtgctaagaataaaaccaattattattttttaataaaatgtcctTGAATTGTATATTTGAGCATttctacttaaccccttaatgacctcggctattttcgtttttccctccccttcttcccagagccaaaacttttttatttttctgtcaatattgccatgtaagggcttattttttgtgggacgagttgtacttttgaacgacactattggttttaccatgttgtgcactagaaaacgagaaaaaaattccaagtgtcgtaaaattgcaaaaaaagtgcaatcccacacttgttttttgcttggcttttttactaggttcactaaatgctaaaactgacctgccattatgattatcctggtcattacgagttcgtagacaccaaacatgtgtaggtaattttttatctaagtggtaaaaaaaaattccaaactttgcaaaaaaaaaaaattgcgtaattttccgttacttgtagcgtctccatttttcgtgatctggggtcaagtgagggctttttttttcgtgccgagctgacatttttaatgatacccttttggtgcagatacgtttttttgatcgcccgttattgcattttaatgcaatgtcgcggccaccaaaaaaacgtaattctggcttttctaatttttttctctacaccgtttagcgatcaggttaattctttttttagattgatggatctggcgattctgaacacgacgataccaaatatgtgtaggtttgattttttttattttttttttattttgaatggggcaaaagggaggtgatttaaacttatttttttttcatatttttaaaacatttttttaacttttgccatgcttcaatagcctccatgggaggctagaacctggcatagcctgatcggctctactGCATAGGAGCGatactcagatcgctcctatgtagctaaattacagcattgctatgaatgccgaccacagggtggcactctcagtaatctggcatcaacaaccatagaggccttcaagagacctctggttgtcatgccgatacatcgctgacccctgatcatgtgacggggctcagcgatgcgcgcatttctggcccgatggccggaagtgctagttaaatgccgctgtcagagtttgacagcggcatttaactagttaatagcggcgggtggatggcgattccacccgccgctattgcgggaacatgtcagctgtacaaaacaactgacatgtcccggctttgatgtgggctcaccgccggagcccgcaccaaagcgGGGGGTTCTGTCCTCGCACATACTATTCCGTCtgaggacagaaaggggttaaacggtctgtaaaaaatttaagttatgtaaaaaaatgaaattatTCACCAATAGAATGACAGTTCAatgtctaatagaaaacctcatagggTGAACCAGTAGAGCCTAGTGTTAaattgtttgttcattctgcctcctaaatgtGTAATAAAAAGCAACCAAATCATGTTATGTAGTgtttcctggagcacaatctgggcactatgtgttgggtaataaaatagcaaatgtgcaattttcactttgcaacatccactgcgtgctaattttcagaaagtggctgtggagtcaaaatagtcccTACCTCTAAAGACTAATTTGcagagggttataatttccaaaatggagtcactttatggggatttctaaTGCTCTAATTTTCTACCATTTTGTCATATTAAGTCTTCTGCATATGGTGTGATCCATTTTCTCGGGGATCTGCTTCTATGACATTGGCTTATGTCACCAGGAGCCACCTTATTCATTCTGCAGGCACCGCTGGAGATGGAGGATATGTCAAAACCAGAAGTTCTGGACAGCGCAGGTTCTGTCCAGCCTCTAAGATTAGGGTGCCTGTGACCAGTAGTAACATCCAGTCTGACAGAATGAGTGTGTGTGCTGTTGAGCTGAAGTATTCTGATCCCTACTTCAGCAAATTGTAGGGcagcacaccctactaaagctagaagcatattgctggaagctgccagatacagccctgttctcctctggttcagtcctctgtgctcagctctcACCTTGTGTATGTAATTCCTGTTGTGACTCCGGTCCGTTTACTGAccactcttgtgtcttctgattttcCATTTTCTCTGCCCTGATGGTTATGGTCcggctacctgactattcttccgAGCTcacaccacagagcagcaggtAACAAAATGGCCCAAGCCTAAGGGTgtctgtgtaagtccagatccatgtagagGGGTTAAAGTGTGATTGGCAAAACTGTGGCTATAAACAATAACagatctactgaaatgatcaagtgGAACAGTATGCttccttagaaaaaaaaaaaatgagtaactGGTGGCAAAACCCATCTTGAGTAATTATGGGGCTCGGTGGCTTGGGCAATTTAAACTATTTTTTAAACTACCAAAATAGGAACGCGTCACAGTGTTCTATTGCCAACATGTGGAAATTTTACTCTTCCTTTTTATATGAAATAAAGTTTTGAAGATTTTTTAATCAGAGTTTCCTATTTTGTACATTTTGGTGGATTTCTCTGCAGTTCAGCAGCTTTGGATACGGCACGCTGCAAGATGGAAACAGGCATGCAATGATTTAGTACAGTGAGATCACTCCTttttgtcacaatccatttttggattcgtggcagctctggttccactctgttttaaatgtagcttttttcctttcaggcaagcagcggttaatgtcagttttccccTCGCTGGCAATCTTCTGCAgttgcagagttgctgggtcagctgacgtaagtggtgaccacttccaccatcctttGAATggacacctgatgcatcagctgactgttggttatagctTCTGTATGAAGACCAGCCTTGCagtggcagctctctggtgtctgctgtttctggagtttggagtccggcttctgagtcatctgcggtgtggagcttggcagtggagtctggaagctaagtgtgttTTCTCCTCGTCCCTTTCGtgcttgtcactgtcccctgtgtgatactatctacaGTAGTAAGGCTAGcgccccttgccggccagtgcattgGCACTAGCACTAGggcatttccatcccgttgtgtgtgtgttgtgccgttCGCTGACCAATCCCCCCCCCCATTGGGTTGTGTCACGtgacttttttattatattttttaaactAAGGGCCAATATTTTCTATC contains:
- the LOC143764685 gene encoding uncharacterized protein LOC143764685 isoform X2, with product MNMDRDKMAERILHLTLEIRFQLTGEDYTVVKKTSSERCQDPVCQELDRPLSPIMGPPPHPLINEDINGQKILELTYEMIELLTGEVPIRCQDVAVYFSLEEWEYLEGHKDLYKDIMKEVPQPLTSPVLSSKRTTPERCLRPLLPQDCKQEDPNVPQDHECEDLTHNNTTETYVRGDEQCKEAIPKYDYTADDCTTGPDGPLTSSILISDDLEIPQDTIEVNASTPDIPSSLHSKDLSFDPLNLVLSSLSTTKENQSYKISIKKQIAPQAKKPFSRSECRNSFPVKKSFLKHQTIQTEENRFSCFKCDKYFNQKSNLLSHQKTHTGEKPFSCSECGKCFLWKSRLVSHQRTHTGEKPFPCSECEKRFNQKSGLVIHQRTHTGENPFSCSECGKCFKKKSVLVKHQRKHSGEEPFSCSECGKRFIQKSNLATHQRAHTGEKPFSCSECGKCFIQKSDLVKHQRIHTGEKPFFCSECGRYFARKSNFVTHQKIHTGESPFSCSECGKCIKYKWNLIIHQRTHTGEKPFSCSECGKCFSLKSYLVKHQRTHTGKKTFSCSECGKCFVKKSSLLSHQSSHTGEKPFLYS
- the LOC143764685 gene encoding uncharacterized protein LOC143764685 isoform X1; protein product: MNMDRDKMAERILHLTLEIRFQLTGEDYTVVKKTSSERCQDPVCQELDRPLSPIMGPPPHPLINEDINGQKILELTYEMIELLTGEVPIRCQDVAVYFSLEEWEYLEGHKDLYKDIMKEVPQPLTSPVLSSKRTTPERCLRPLLPQDCKQEDPNVPQDHECEDLTHNNTTETYVRGDEQCKEAIPKYDYTDDCTTGPDGPLTSSILISDDLEIPQDTIEVNASTPDIPSSLHSKDLSFDPLNLVLSSLSTTKENQSYKISIKKQIAPQAKKPFSRSECRNSFPVKKSFLKHQTIQTEENRFSCFKCDKYFNQKSNLLSHQKTHTGEKPFSCSECGKCFLWKSRLVSHQRTHTGEKPFPCSECEKRFNQKSGLVIHQRTHTGENPFSCSECGKCFKKKSVLVKHQRKHSGEEPFSCSECGKRFIQKSNLATHQRAHTGEKPFSCSECGKCFIQKSDLVKHQRIHTGEKPFFCSECGRYFARKSNFVTHQKIHTGESPFSCSECGKCIKYKWNLIIHQRTHTGEKPFSCSECGKCFSLKSYLVKHQRTHTGKKTFSCSECGKCFVKKSSLLSHQSSHTGEKPFLYS